Proteins encoded in a region of the Benincasa hispida cultivar B227 chromosome 2, ASM972705v1, whole genome shotgun sequence genome:
- the LOC120071685 gene encoding kinesin-like protein KIN-12E isoform X1, whose amino-acid sequence MPFISDTASAIKSRFGFQDHALSSGNPPRGSPDFLKSATKESVTQTSVIRSIDQFSDEDAVSDVTGSSSQCFELHEDPSFWKDHNVQVIIRIRPLSNSEVSLQGYGKCVRQESCQTVTWTGHPESRFTFDLVADENVSQEKLFKVAGLPMVDNCVGGYNSCMFAYGQTGSGKTHTMLGDIEGGTRRHSVNCGMTPRVFEYLFTRIQKEKEARKDEKLKYTCRCSFLEIYNEQILDLLDPSSNNLQIREDSKKGVYVENLKEIEVTSARDVLQQLIQGAANRKVASTNMNRASSRSHSVFTCIIESKWESQGVTHHRFARLNLVDLAGSERQKSSGAEGERLKEATNINKSLSTLGLVIMNLVNISNGKSLHVPYRDSKLTFLLQDSLGGNAKTIIIANISPSSCCSLETLSTLKFAQRAKFIKNNAIVNEDTSGDVIAMRLQIQQLKKEVSRLRGLVSGGGDNQDNDSLAVSFPGSPGTLKWDGLYGSMSPLTTGKRMTQRRDYEIALVGAFRREKDKDMALQALTNENQAAMQLAKQREDEIQGLKMRLRFREAGIKRLEAVASGKISAETHLLKEKEEHLKEIEVLKNQVDRNQEVTRFAMENLRLKEEIRRLKSFYEEGEREMVHDQIMVLENKLLEALDWKLMHESDPSSIQQKGNSDMIADIDDENFLLTNQERGSPWKSSINEENGFLRMQAIHNQDEVDTLRKKLELCLEEKEKLERHVDELAAKLGSEQYTGPADRANQVELPLASTDTSTINFSDQIELMTMVDAIAAASQREANAHETAIALSKENDELRMKLRVLIEDNNKLIELYETAASECKYRNENKVETAQNDDKVAEISNEKEAHEKAVERLQQQLVEMHEENDKLMSLYEGAMQEKNELKKMLSSLERAKVDTRGESDCIEKFVGVDDGMNKACVEETLKPNEAQNLVFQSVPLEMEMLDGAEVSNKSIQSQEKSSEEQNDGLVGDELCPDINFDVKGGTQLDEEDKSVEEKDMSSLDDVKQMDVGTCMEIEPPAALIVEMLPEDLNTIRKKLERADEQLSESTRTVTVLSSLEKMIFEADKLSKQVEIVEDEVQSKQKEVESFKLALSEKQESRDLAQNKFCALRYSLTNFSSSIFYFEQRETRARERVDASKTYLDQRKKELAFLQARKDEIETRHIKIQKSEVELRSNLASLKSKIDEESQKQESDKVLFAIDNIEKTDPQPKNWQFAGRATDLLKSAEEKTKLQNEMKLAKEKLGVIRKELEDLMRKSRKVDSDIEAVQLEVQKASRSADEMEVAMQGVINEKKTLLEIQDAGITEFENIILDYQECMFEAGLKEAEIKILEEELQMEHRRMEELITAKSVAIQKMTQLLEDNRRSSCFLSEKMEEELKGIRSSVMEAKLLLGEGDLQHS is encoded by the exons AGAAGTATCTTTGCAAGGCTATGGAAAATGCGTTAGGCAAGAAAGCTGTCAGACTGTTACATGGACAGGGCATCCTGAATCACGCTTTACGTTTGATTTAGTTGCAGATGAGAATGTCAGCCAG GAGAAGCTTTTCAAAGTGGCTGGATTACCCATGGTGGATAACTGTGTAGGAGGCTACAACAGTTGCATGTTTGCATATGGCCAA ACTGGAAGTGGAAAGACTCACACCATGCTGGGAGATATTGAAGGAGGTACACGAAGGCACAGTGTCAACTGTGGGATGACACCTAGAGTATTTGAATACTTATTCACGAGAATCCAAAAG GAAAAAGAAGCTCGGAAAGATGAGAAGCTGAAGTACACTTGTAGATGCTCATTTCTGGAAATATATAACGAACAGATACTTGATCTTCTGGACCCATCATCTAACAACTTACAG ATAAGAGAAGACAGTAAGAAAGGGGTTTATGTAGAGAACCTCAAAGAGATAGAAGTTACAAGTGCTCGAGATGTTCTTCAGCAGCTTATTCAG GGTGCTGCAAACAGAAAGGTGGCATCCACCAATATGAATCGTGCTAGCAGTCGTTCCCATAGTGTATTTACATGCATCATTGAGAGTAAG TGGGAATCCCAAGGCGTAACTCACCATCGTTTTGCTCGACTTAATCTTGTTGATTTAGCTGGATCAGAAAG GCAGAAGAGTTCTGGAGCTGAAGGTGAACGTCTTAAGGAAGCTACTAATATCAACAAATCTCTTTCTACATTAGG GCTTGTGATAATGAACCTAGTGAACATATCCAATGGGAAGTCACTTCACGTACCTTACAGGGACTCCAAGCTAACATTTCTGCTTCAG GATTCTTTGGGAGGAAATGCAAAAACGATCATAATTGCAAATATCAGTCCTTCAAGCTG CTGCTCTTTGGAAACGCTAAGCACGTTGAAGTTTGCACAACGTGCTAAATTTATAAAGAACAAT GCAATTGTGAACGAAGATACTTCTGGAGATGTAATTGCCATGAGGTTGCAGATTCAACAACTTAAG AAAGAAGTTTCCAGGTTACGGGGTTTGGTTAGTGGAGGAGGAGACAATCAAGATAACGACAGTTTAGCAGTAAGCTTTCCGGGATCTCCAGGAACCTTGAAATGGGATGGACTTTACGGATCAATGAGTCCTCTTACAACTGGGAAAAGGATGACTCAG AGGAGAGACTATGAAATTGCCCTTGTTGGGGCCTTTAGAAGAGAAAAGGATAAGGACATGGCATTGCAAGCATTGACTAACGAAAATCAGGCAGCGATGCAACTG GCCAAGCAAAGAGAGGATGAAATACAAGGCCTTAAAATGAGACTACGGTTTCGAGAAGCAGGAATAAAAAGGTTGGAAGCAGTTGCTTCTGGAAAGATCTCTGCAGAAACACACTTGCTGAAAGAAAAGGAGGAACATTTGAAGGAAATTGAGGTTTTGAAAAATCAAGTTGATAGGAACCAAGAGGTGACCAGATTTGCTATGGAAAACCTGCGTTTGAAGGAAGAAATTAGAAG GTTGAAGTCATTTTACGAAGAGGGCGAACGGGAGATGGTGCACGACCAGATCATGGTATTGGAGAACAAG TTACTGGAAGCACTTGATTGGAAACTTATGCATGAATCAGATCCCTCGTCAATCCAG CAGAAAGGAAATTCAGACATGATAGCAGATATCGATGACGAAAACTTTCTTCTTACCAATCAG GAGCGAGGATCACCATGGAAATCTTCAATTAATGAGGAGAATGGGTTCCTTCGCATGCAG GCCATTCATAACCAAGACGAAGTGGATACACTTCGCAAGAAACTTGAACTCTGCcttgaagaaaaggaaaagttgGAAAG GCATGTAGATGAATTGGCAGCAAAATTGGGGTCTGAGCAGTATACTGGACCTGCGGATAGAGCTAATCAAGTTGAGCTTCCTTTGGCATCAACTGACACATCCACCATCAATTTTAGTGACCAAATCGAGTTAATGACGATGGTCGATGCCATTGCTGCTGCTAGCCAAAGAGAAGCAAATGCTCATGAAACGGCAATAGCCTTATCTAAAGAGAATGATGAACTGCGGATGAAGCTAAGAGTTTTAATAGAGGATAACAATAAACTCATCGAACTGTACGAAACGGCAGCTTCTGAATGCAAGTacagaaatgaaaataaagttgaaactgcacaaaatgatgataaagTGGCCGAAATTTCCAATGAAAAAGAGGCTCATGAGAAGGCGGTTGAGAGGCTACAGCAACAGCTAGTGGAAATGCACGAGGAAAATGATAAGTTAATGAGTTTGTATGAAGGGGCCATGCAGGAGAAAAATGAGCTCAAAAAGATGCTTTCCTCTTTAGAACGTGCGAAAGTCGACACCAGAGGAGAGTCTGATTGCATTGAGAAGTTTGTTGGAGTTGATGATGGGATGAACAAGGCATGCGTTGAAGAAACTCTCAAACCCAATGAGGCACAAAATTTGGTCTTTCAATCTGTACCACTTGAAATGGAAATGCTCGATGGAGCGGAAGTGAGCAACAAGTCCATTCAAAGCCAGGAAAAATCTAGTGAAGAACAAAATGATGGTCTTGTTGGAGATGAATTATGTCCCGACATAAATTTCGATGTCAAGGGAGGGACTCAGTTGGATGAAGAAGACAAGTCTGTTGAAGAGAAAGATATGTCTAGTTTGGACGATGTAAAACAGATGGATGTTGGAACTTGTATGGAAATTGAACCACCAGCAGCTCTTATTGTAGAAATGTTACCTGAAGATTTAAATACGATCAGGAAGAAGCTCGAAAGAGCAGATGAACAACTTTCAGAGTCAACCAGAACTGTCACTGTTTTAAGTTCACTTGAGAAGATGATATTTGAGGCTGATAAACTCTCGAAACAGGTTGAAATTGTGGAAGATGAAGTTCAGTCAAAGCAGAAGGAGGTTGAATCCTTTAAACTGGCCTTATCAGAAAAGCAAGAAAGTAGAGATCTTGCACAGAATAAGTTTTGTGCTTTGAGATATTCTCTAACTAACTTCTCttcttcaatattttattttgaacaacgAGAAACAAGGGCAAGAGAAAGAGTAGATGCTTCAAAAACTTATTTGGACCAGAGGAAAAAAGAGTTGGCCTTCCTTCAAGCACGCAAAGATGAAATCGAGACTCGACATATTAAGATTCAAAAATCTGAAGTGGAACTGAGGAGCAACCTTGCAAGCTTAAAATCTAAAATAGATGAAGAAAGTCAAAAACAGGAAAGCGACAAGGTCCTCTTTGCAATAGATAATATTGAGAAAACAGATCCCCAACCAAAGAACTGGCAGTTTGCTGGTCGAGCTACGGATTTACTCAAATCTGCAGAAGAGAAAACTAAGTTGCAAAATGAAATGAAGCTAGCTAAAGAAAAACTTGGGGTCATAAGAAAGGAACTCGAAGATTTGATGAGGAAGTCTAGAAAGGTTGATAGTGATATTGAAGCTGTTCAGTTGGAGGTACAGAAAGCTTCAAGGTCAGCCGACGAAATGGAAGTTGCAATGCAGGGGGTAATCAATGAGAAGAAGACGCTGTTGGAAATTCAAGATGCTGGAATAACAGAATTTGAGAACATTATTTTGGACTACCAAGAATGTATGTTTGAAGCAGGTCTGAAGGAGGCAGAGATAAAAATTTTGGAAGAAGAACTGCAAATGGAGCATAGAAGGATGGAGGAATTGATAACTGCGAAGTCGGTAGCCATCCAAAAAATGACCCAATTATTAGAGGATAACAGGCGTAGCTCATGCTTTTTATcagaaaaaatggaagaagagtTGAAAGGCATTCGTTCTTCGGTTATGGAGGCGAAATTATTGTTAGGGGAAGGAGATCTACAACACAGTTAA
- the LOC120071685 gene encoding kinesin-like protein KIN-12E isoform X2 has product MPFISDTASAIKSRFGFQDHALSSGNPPRGSPDFLKSATKESVTQTSVIRSIDQFSDEDAVSDVTGSSSQCFELHEDPSFWKDHNVQVIIRIRPLSNSEVSLQGYGKCVRQESCQTVTWTGHPESRFTFDLVADENVSQEKLFKVAGLPMVDNCVGGYNSCMFAYGQTGSGKTHTMLGDIEGGTRRHSVNCGMTPRVFEYLFTRIQKEKEARKDEKLKYTCRCSFLEIYNEQILDLLDPSSNNLQIREDSKKGVYVENLKEIEVTSARDVLQQLIQGAANRKVASTNMNRASSRSHSVFTCIIESKWESQGVTHHRFARLNLVDLAGSERQKSSGAEGERLKEATNINKSLSTLGLVIMNLVNISNGKSLHVPYRDSKLTFLLQDSLGGNAKTIIIANISPSSCCSLETLSTLKFAQRAKFIKNNAIVNEDTSGDVIAMRLQIQQLKKEVSRLRGLVSGGGDNQDNDSLAVSFPGSPGTLKWDGLYGSMSPLTTGKRMTQRRDYEIALVGAFRREKDKDMALQALTNENQAAMQLAKQREDEIQGLKMRLRFREAGIKRLEAVASGKISAETHLLKEKEEHLKEIEVLKNQVDRNQEVTRFAMENLRLKEEIRRLKSFYEEGEREMVHDQIMVLENKLLEALDWKLMHESDPSSIQKGNSDMIADIDDENFLLTNQERGSPWKSSINEENGFLRMQAIHNQDEVDTLRKKLELCLEEKEKLERHVDELAAKLGSEQYTGPADRANQVELPLASTDTSTINFSDQIELMTMVDAIAAASQREANAHETAIALSKENDELRMKLRVLIEDNNKLIELYETAASECKYRNENKVETAQNDDKVAEISNEKEAHEKAVERLQQQLVEMHEENDKLMSLYEGAMQEKNELKKMLSSLERAKVDTRGESDCIEKFVGVDDGMNKACVEETLKPNEAQNLVFQSVPLEMEMLDGAEVSNKSIQSQEKSSEEQNDGLVGDELCPDINFDVKGGTQLDEEDKSVEEKDMSSLDDVKQMDVGTCMEIEPPAALIVEMLPEDLNTIRKKLERADEQLSESTRTVTVLSSLEKMIFEADKLSKQVEIVEDEVQSKQKEVESFKLALSEKQESRDLAQNKFCALRYSLTNFSSSIFYFEQRETRARERVDASKTYLDQRKKELAFLQARKDEIETRHIKIQKSEVELRSNLASLKSKIDEESQKQESDKVLFAIDNIEKTDPQPKNWQFAGRATDLLKSAEEKTKLQNEMKLAKEKLGVIRKELEDLMRKSRKVDSDIEAVQLEVQKASRSADEMEVAMQGVINEKKTLLEIQDAGITEFENIILDYQECMFEAGLKEAEIKILEEELQMEHRRMEELITAKSVAIQKMTQLLEDNRRSSCFLSEKMEEELKGIRSSVMEAKLLLGEGDLQHS; this is encoded by the exons AGAAGTATCTTTGCAAGGCTATGGAAAATGCGTTAGGCAAGAAAGCTGTCAGACTGTTACATGGACAGGGCATCCTGAATCACGCTTTACGTTTGATTTAGTTGCAGATGAGAATGTCAGCCAG GAGAAGCTTTTCAAAGTGGCTGGATTACCCATGGTGGATAACTGTGTAGGAGGCTACAACAGTTGCATGTTTGCATATGGCCAA ACTGGAAGTGGAAAGACTCACACCATGCTGGGAGATATTGAAGGAGGTACACGAAGGCACAGTGTCAACTGTGGGATGACACCTAGAGTATTTGAATACTTATTCACGAGAATCCAAAAG GAAAAAGAAGCTCGGAAAGATGAGAAGCTGAAGTACACTTGTAGATGCTCATTTCTGGAAATATATAACGAACAGATACTTGATCTTCTGGACCCATCATCTAACAACTTACAG ATAAGAGAAGACAGTAAGAAAGGGGTTTATGTAGAGAACCTCAAAGAGATAGAAGTTACAAGTGCTCGAGATGTTCTTCAGCAGCTTATTCAG GGTGCTGCAAACAGAAAGGTGGCATCCACCAATATGAATCGTGCTAGCAGTCGTTCCCATAGTGTATTTACATGCATCATTGAGAGTAAG TGGGAATCCCAAGGCGTAACTCACCATCGTTTTGCTCGACTTAATCTTGTTGATTTAGCTGGATCAGAAAG GCAGAAGAGTTCTGGAGCTGAAGGTGAACGTCTTAAGGAAGCTACTAATATCAACAAATCTCTTTCTACATTAGG GCTTGTGATAATGAACCTAGTGAACATATCCAATGGGAAGTCACTTCACGTACCTTACAGGGACTCCAAGCTAACATTTCTGCTTCAG GATTCTTTGGGAGGAAATGCAAAAACGATCATAATTGCAAATATCAGTCCTTCAAGCTG CTGCTCTTTGGAAACGCTAAGCACGTTGAAGTTTGCACAACGTGCTAAATTTATAAAGAACAAT GCAATTGTGAACGAAGATACTTCTGGAGATGTAATTGCCATGAGGTTGCAGATTCAACAACTTAAG AAAGAAGTTTCCAGGTTACGGGGTTTGGTTAGTGGAGGAGGAGACAATCAAGATAACGACAGTTTAGCAGTAAGCTTTCCGGGATCTCCAGGAACCTTGAAATGGGATGGACTTTACGGATCAATGAGTCCTCTTACAACTGGGAAAAGGATGACTCAG AGGAGAGACTATGAAATTGCCCTTGTTGGGGCCTTTAGAAGAGAAAAGGATAAGGACATGGCATTGCAAGCATTGACTAACGAAAATCAGGCAGCGATGCAACTG GCCAAGCAAAGAGAGGATGAAATACAAGGCCTTAAAATGAGACTACGGTTTCGAGAAGCAGGAATAAAAAGGTTGGAAGCAGTTGCTTCTGGAAAGATCTCTGCAGAAACACACTTGCTGAAAGAAAAGGAGGAACATTTGAAGGAAATTGAGGTTTTGAAAAATCAAGTTGATAGGAACCAAGAGGTGACCAGATTTGCTATGGAAAACCTGCGTTTGAAGGAAGAAATTAGAAG GTTGAAGTCATTTTACGAAGAGGGCGAACGGGAGATGGTGCACGACCAGATCATGGTATTGGAGAACAAG TTACTGGAAGCACTTGATTGGAAACTTATGCATGAATCAGATCCCTCGTCAATCCAG AAAGGAAATTCAGACATGATAGCAGATATCGATGACGAAAACTTTCTTCTTACCAATCAG GAGCGAGGATCACCATGGAAATCTTCAATTAATGAGGAGAATGGGTTCCTTCGCATGCAG GCCATTCATAACCAAGACGAAGTGGATACACTTCGCAAGAAACTTGAACTCTGCcttgaagaaaaggaaaagttgGAAAG GCATGTAGATGAATTGGCAGCAAAATTGGGGTCTGAGCAGTATACTGGACCTGCGGATAGAGCTAATCAAGTTGAGCTTCCTTTGGCATCAACTGACACATCCACCATCAATTTTAGTGACCAAATCGAGTTAATGACGATGGTCGATGCCATTGCTGCTGCTAGCCAAAGAGAAGCAAATGCTCATGAAACGGCAATAGCCTTATCTAAAGAGAATGATGAACTGCGGATGAAGCTAAGAGTTTTAATAGAGGATAACAATAAACTCATCGAACTGTACGAAACGGCAGCTTCTGAATGCAAGTacagaaatgaaaataaagttgaaactgcacaaaatgatgataaagTGGCCGAAATTTCCAATGAAAAAGAGGCTCATGAGAAGGCGGTTGAGAGGCTACAGCAACAGCTAGTGGAAATGCACGAGGAAAATGATAAGTTAATGAGTTTGTATGAAGGGGCCATGCAGGAGAAAAATGAGCTCAAAAAGATGCTTTCCTCTTTAGAACGTGCGAAAGTCGACACCAGAGGAGAGTCTGATTGCATTGAGAAGTTTGTTGGAGTTGATGATGGGATGAACAAGGCATGCGTTGAAGAAACTCTCAAACCCAATGAGGCACAAAATTTGGTCTTTCAATCTGTACCACTTGAAATGGAAATGCTCGATGGAGCGGAAGTGAGCAACAAGTCCATTCAAAGCCAGGAAAAATCTAGTGAAGAACAAAATGATGGTCTTGTTGGAGATGAATTATGTCCCGACATAAATTTCGATGTCAAGGGAGGGACTCAGTTGGATGAAGAAGACAAGTCTGTTGAAGAGAAAGATATGTCTAGTTTGGACGATGTAAAACAGATGGATGTTGGAACTTGTATGGAAATTGAACCACCAGCAGCTCTTATTGTAGAAATGTTACCTGAAGATTTAAATACGATCAGGAAGAAGCTCGAAAGAGCAGATGAACAACTTTCAGAGTCAACCAGAACTGTCACTGTTTTAAGTTCACTTGAGAAGATGATATTTGAGGCTGATAAACTCTCGAAACAGGTTGAAATTGTGGAAGATGAAGTTCAGTCAAAGCAGAAGGAGGTTGAATCCTTTAAACTGGCCTTATCAGAAAAGCAAGAAAGTAGAGATCTTGCACAGAATAAGTTTTGTGCTTTGAGATATTCTCTAACTAACTTCTCttcttcaatattttattttgaacaacgAGAAACAAGGGCAAGAGAAAGAGTAGATGCTTCAAAAACTTATTTGGACCAGAGGAAAAAAGAGTTGGCCTTCCTTCAAGCACGCAAAGATGAAATCGAGACTCGACATATTAAGATTCAAAAATCTGAAGTGGAACTGAGGAGCAACCTTGCAAGCTTAAAATCTAAAATAGATGAAGAAAGTCAAAAACAGGAAAGCGACAAGGTCCTCTTTGCAATAGATAATATTGAGAAAACAGATCCCCAACCAAAGAACTGGCAGTTTGCTGGTCGAGCTACGGATTTACTCAAATCTGCAGAAGAGAAAACTAAGTTGCAAAATGAAATGAAGCTAGCTAAAGAAAAACTTGGGGTCATAAGAAAGGAACTCGAAGATTTGATGAGGAAGTCTAGAAAGGTTGATAGTGATATTGAAGCTGTTCAGTTGGAGGTACAGAAAGCTTCAAGGTCAGCCGACGAAATGGAAGTTGCAATGCAGGGGGTAATCAATGAGAAGAAGACGCTGTTGGAAATTCAAGATGCTGGAATAACAGAATTTGAGAACATTATTTTGGACTACCAAGAATGTATGTTTGAAGCAGGTCTGAAGGAGGCAGAGATAAAAATTTTGGAAGAAGAACTGCAAATGGAGCATAGAAGGATGGAGGAATTGATAACTGCGAAGTCGGTAGCCATCCAAAAAATGACCCAATTATTAGAGGATAACAGGCGTAGCTCATGCTTTTTATcagaaaaaatggaagaagagtTGAAAGGCATTCGTTCTTCGGTTATGGAGGCGAAATTATTGTTAGGGGAAGGAGATCTACAACACAGTTAA
- the LOC120071687 gene encoding protein BUNDLE SHEATH DEFECTIVE 2, chloroplastic isoform X2, which yields MSALPSTAALQFLPHLPLLKPEVPLLYCCSCASAATTSSAVSTSAASMRPIGPLIHPVLLFDSFDSFDTPLDTQTFLATFSVLVAISLSLFLGLKGGPVPCERCAGNGGTKCVFCDNGKMQQQSGLVDCKVCKGLIFCKKCGGSGYSRRL from the exons ATGTCTGCGCTACCTTCTACGGCGGCTCTTCAGTTTCTCCCACACCTTCCATTGCTAAAACCTGAAGTTCCTCTTCTTTATTGCTGTTCTTGCGCTTCTGCTGCAACCACTTCCTCCGCCGTCTCCACTTCCGCCGCTTCGATGCGCCCAATTGGCCCTCTTATCCATCCCGTTTTGCTCTTCGACAGCTTCGACAGCTTCGACACCCCACTGGACACCCAAACTTTTCTTGCTACTTTCAGTGTTTTGGTTGCCAtttctctctccctctttcTTGGTCTTAAG GGTGGTCCTGTGCCATGTGAGCGTTGTGCTGGAAATG GTGGCACAAAATGTGTTTTCTGCGACAATGGTAAGATGCAGCAACAGTCAGGATTAGTTGACTGCAAAGTGTGTAAAG GATTGATCTTCTGCAAAAAGTGTGGGGGTTCTGGATATTCCAGACGGCTTTGA
- the LOC120071687 gene encoding protein BUNDLE SHEATH DEFECTIVE 2, chloroplastic isoform X1, whose translation MSALPSTAALQFLPHLPLLKPEVPLLYCCSCASAATTSSAVSTSAASMRPIGPLIHPVLLFDSFDSFDTPLDTQTFLATFSVLVAISLSLFLGLKGGPVPCERCAGNGGTKCVFCDNGKMQQQSGLVDCKVCKGAGLIFCKKCGGSGYSRRL comes from the exons ATGTCTGCGCTACCTTCTACGGCGGCTCTTCAGTTTCTCCCACACCTTCCATTGCTAAAACCTGAAGTTCCTCTTCTTTATTGCTGTTCTTGCGCTTCTGCTGCAACCACTTCCTCCGCCGTCTCCACTTCCGCCGCTTCGATGCGCCCAATTGGCCCTCTTATCCATCCCGTTTTGCTCTTCGACAGCTTCGACAGCTTCGACACCCCACTGGACACCCAAACTTTTCTTGCTACTTTCAGTGTTTTGGTTGCCAtttctctctccctctttcTTGGTCTTAAG GGTGGTCCTGTGCCATGTGAGCGTTGTGCTGGAAATG GTGGCACAAAATGTGTTTTCTGCGACAATGGTAAGATGCAGCAACAGTCAGGATTAGTTGACTGCAAAGTGTGTAAAGGTGCAg GATTGATCTTCTGCAAAAAGTGTGGGGGTTCTGGATATTCCAGACGGCTTTGA